The proteins below come from a single Gimesia chilikensis genomic window:
- a CDS encoding DUF4261 domain-containing protein, with protein sequence MDTIVCIPMSIKGPEELLPLVMKETGGKYLYAGSILMSVEHKFSAHCEFGEHDDQISVAFQLGGQGSISGEDIATLDTHQCVLYLIWPNAGLNELDRLHALINVCLDCGGLGVKFENSGVAHSAADWRAKNFAEDTLDLLQSHVMLVGCETHFYSTGMHIFGMPDAAVPATVENREAAFLLTEFNHYQMCESPVFEEGHTFSTSADAPYYRISRKDDWINADEECFANPFGRYLLEPLDLPA encoded by the coding sequence GTGGATACCATCGTCTGTATTCCGATGTCAATCAAAGGACCGGAGGAACTGCTGCCGCTGGTCATGAAAGAGACCGGGGGCAAGTACCTTTATGCCGGTTCCATTTTGATGTCGGTCGAACATAAATTCTCAGCGCATTGTGAATTTGGTGAGCACGATGACCAGATTTCCGTCGCCTTTCAACTGGGAGGGCAGGGCAGCATCAGCGGTGAAGATATCGCGACACTGGATACGCATCAGTGTGTGCTGTACCTGATCTGGCCCAATGCGGGGCTGAATGAGTTGGACCGGCTGCATGCCTTGATCAATGTCTGCCTGGATTGTGGCGGACTGGGCGTTAAATTCGAAAATTCGGGAGTGGCCCATTCAGCGGCTGACTGGCGGGCGAAAAACTTTGCTGAAGATACGCTGGACCTGTTGCAGTCGCATGTGATGCTGGTGGGATGTGAGACGCATTTTTACAGCACCGGCATGCACATCTTTGGAATGCCCGATGCAGCGGTGCCTGCGACCGTAGAGAATCGCGAGGCCGCGTTCCTGTTGACCGAGTTCAATCACTACCAGATGTGCGAGTCGCCTGTGTTTGAAGAGGGGCATACGTTTTCGACGAGTGCCGACGCGCCCTATTATCGCATCTCCCGAAAAGATGACTGGATCAATGCGGACGAAGAATGCTTTGCTAATCCGTTCGGCAGATATCTGCTGGAGCCACTGGACCTCCCGGCCTGA
- a CDS encoding DHA2 family efflux MFS transporter permease subunit — MSKTTSAVPRIPVLTWKISAVTGAGAFMAMLDSTVANLAIESIRSDLQSTLTVVQWVATGYLCALAVSLPTVGWLGKRFGYGRTWAGSLIAFVLASAFCALSPGPVSLIIARVLQGLAGGIMVPAGQAIIGSTAGKKELGRIMGLLGLVIALGPAIGPAVGGVLLETTSWRWLFWINVPLGIITLLAARNLVPAGELNGGQHLDRWGFLLLSLGLPLLLYGSTETGVSGGTVLTVGAMLGGVVLSMAFTLHAFRAADPLIDLRLLRNKTFTTATLTTGLTGANMYGALLLLPLYFQIELDQSLTRTGLLLLVMGLASALVLPVGGTLTDRYSAGQVSLWGAVLLFCSSLPFLYSEILSPPVLFIALAMRGAGIALAQMPAMTAAYTAVTAEQMGDAATLVNITQRIGGAAGAICIVIMLQHMGRQTDLSPHVWASGVLTVISLLVVITAFQLNQNLSNKTEVRSNS, encoded by the coding sequence ATGAGTAAGACGACGAGCGCAGTTCCACGGATTCCTGTACTGACGTGGAAAATCTCCGCTGTGACCGGTGCCGGGGCCTTTATGGCGATGCTGGATTCTACGGTGGCGAATCTGGCAATCGAATCGATTCGGTCCGACCTGCAGTCAACACTGACTGTGGTGCAGTGGGTGGCGACCGGCTATCTGTGTGCCCTGGCAGTCTCACTGCCGACAGTAGGCTGGCTGGGTAAACGCTTCGGATATGGACGCACCTGGGCGGGGAGTCTGATTGCGTTTGTGCTCGCTTCTGCCTTTTGTGCGCTGTCTCCGGGACCGGTGAGCCTGATTATTGCGCGGGTACTGCAGGGCCTGGCGGGAGGCATTATGGTGCCTGCGGGGCAGGCGATCATTGGTTCGACGGCGGGAAAGAAAGAGCTGGGTCGAATTATGGGGCTTTTGGGACTGGTGATTGCGCTGGGGCCTGCCATCGGTCCCGCGGTGGGTGGTGTCTTGCTCGAAACGACTTCGTGGCGGTGGCTGTTCTGGATCAATGTACCACTGGGAATTATCACTCTGCTGGCAGCCCGTAATCTGGTGCCGGCTGGAGAATTGAATGGGGGACAGCATCTGGACCGCTGGGGATTTCTGTTGCTCAGTCTGGGACTGCCGCTTTTGCTGTATGGGAGTACCGAGACCGGCGTTTCCGGTGGTACGGTATTAACCGTAGGGGCGATGCTGGGAGGTGTGGTGCTTTCAATGGCGTTTACGTTGCATGCCTTTCGCGCAGCGGATCCGTTGATCGACTTGCGTCTGCTGCGGAACAAGACGTTTACAACGGCCACGCTGACGACCGGGTTGACCGGTGCGAACATGTACGGCGCGCTGCTTCTGCTGCCCTTGTATTTTCAGATTGAACTCGATCAGAGTCTGACGCGAACGGGACTGCTCCTGCTGGTAATGGGACTGGCCAGTGCGCTGGTACTGCCGGTGGGAGGGACATTGACCGACCGCTACAGTGCCGGGCAGGTTTCCCTGTGGGGAGCGGTGCTTCTGTTCTGTTCGAGTCTGCCGTTTCTATATTCAGAGATACTGTCGCCGCCGGTTCTGTTTATCGCGCTGGCGATGCGGGGAGCCGGTATTGCACTGGCGCAGATGCCTGCGATGACAGCCGCTTATACGGCAGTGACAGCGGAACAGATGGGAGATGCGGCGACGCTGGTGAATATCACACAGCGGATTGGCGGGGCGGCAGGGGCGATCTGCATTGTGATTATGCTGCAACACATGGGGCGGCAGACTGACTTGAGCCCCCATGTCTGGGCCAGCGGTGTGTTGACCGTGATTTCGTTGCTGGTGGTGATCACGGCTTTCCAATTAAATCAGAATCTCTCCAATAAAACCGAAGTCAGATCGAATAGCTAG
- a CDS encoding alpha/beta hydrolase, with translation MTPAPQVMTSAAGDYSRNLWLVPGPQDSVHPLCLFLDADHYLRDMDCLPLISKLMADGQIPPLTLAFVSHVSSEDRQRDYLWNSHYAQFLAEEVVPWVCARSNARAEGNLICGLSLSGLAAAHVAFQYPGLFSQVLCQSGSFWWLAQQELELPVNHARFWLSVGDQETETEVTHPPSGLYQEISQIEGVEWAAARFQDQGATVHYQQYKGGACDCALAGRVACGALLVAGGAAGG, from the coding sequence GTGACTCCTGCGCCTCAGGTCATGACTTCCGCTGCTGGTGATTATTCCCGAAACCTCTGGCTGGTGCCGGGACCGCAGGACAGCGTGCATCCACTCTGCCTGTTTCTGGATGCCGATCATTATCTCCGCGATATGGACTGTCTACCGCTGATCAGTAAGTTGATGGCAGACGGACAGATTCCTCCCCTGACGCTGGCGTTCGTTTCGCATGTCAGCAGTGAAGATCGCCAACGGGATTATCTCTGGAACTCGCATTATGCACAATTTCTCGCGGAGGAAGTCGTTCCCTGGGTGTGTGCCCGTTCCAATGCGCGGGCTGAGGGGAACCTCATCTGTGGTCTGAGCCTGAGCGGTCTGGCTGCGGCGCATGTCGCGTTTCAGTATCCCGGGTTGTTCAGCCAGGTGTTGTGCCAGTCGGGTTCGTTCTGGTGGCTCGCGCAGCAGGAACTGGAGCTGCCTGTGAATCATGCGCGGTTCTGGTTGAGCGTGGGGGATCAGGAGACCGAGACCGAGGTGACGCATCCCCCGTCAGGCCTGTACCAGGAGATTTCGCAGATCGAAGGCGTGGAATGGGCAGCAGCCCGGTTTCAGGATCAGGGGGCCACGGTGCATTATCAGCAGTACAAGGGGGGGGCATGCGATTGCGCCCTGGCGGGCCGAGTTGCCTGCGGCGCTCTGCTGGTTGCTGGCGGCGCAGCAGGTGGATAA